The following proteins are encoded in a genomic region of Nicotiana sylvestris chromosome 4, ASM39365v2, whole genome shotgun sequence:
- the LOC104243913 gene encoding patatin-like protein 2 — MEKAISSCGSLKLQPPTYGKLITILSIDGGGIRGIIPATILEYLESQLQELDGEDARLADYFDIIAGTSTGGLVTAMLTAPHKDKRPLFAAKDIKPFYLEHGPKIFPQKKSMILFGSVMKTLKSLMGPKYNGKYLHQVIEEKLGETQLHETLTNVVIPTFDIKNLQPKVFSTFEAREKPLMDAKLSDICASTSAAPTYLPAHYFQTQDKDGNFHEFNLVDGGVAANNPALVATSQVTQQIMTGNPDFFPIKPIDYGRFLVISIGTGSAKVEQKYNAKIASKWGILGWLLNGGSTPIVDVFTQASGDMVDLHISVVFQALHSEENYLRIQDDTLTGTNSSVDIATKENMNKLVEIGKTLLKKPVSRVNLQTGLSEQCKNGGTNEETLKRFVKLLSEEKRLRDFKSPHTNKISE; from the exons ATGGAGAAGGCAATATCATCATGTGGTTCTTTAAAGCTGCAGCCTCCAACTTATGGTAAACTCATAACCATTCTCAGCATCGATGGAGGTGGAATTAGGGGAATAATTCCTGCTACTATTCTTGAGTATCTTGAATCTCAACTCCAG GAATTGGATGGTGAGGATGCCAGGCTTGCAGATTACTTCGATATAATTGCAGGAACAAGCACAGGAGGTCTTGTCACGGCCATGCTAACAGCTCCACACAAAGACAAGCGTCCTTTATTTGCTGCTAAAGACATAAAACCCTTCTATCTTGAACATGGCCCTAAGATATTTCCACAGAAGAA ATCGATGATACTGTTTGGATCAGTAATGAAGACCTTGAAATCTCTAATGGGACCAAAGTATAATGGGAAGTATCTTCACCAAGTTATAGAGGAGAAATTAGGAGAGACTCAGTTACATGAGACATTGACTAATGTGGTTATTCCAACTTTTGATATCAAGAATTTACAACCAAAAGTTTTCTCCACTTTTGAG GCCAGAGAAAAACCACTAATGGATGCTAAGCTTTCAGATATATGCGCCAGTACATCTGCAGCTCCAACGTATCTTCCTGCACATTATTTTCAGACTCAAGACAAAGATGGCAACTTTCATGAATTCAATCTTGTTGATGGTGGAGTCGCAGCTAACAATCCA GCCCTTGTTGCTACAAGCCAAGTGACCCAACAAATAATGACCGGAAACCCAGATTTCTTTCCAATCAAGCCCATTGATTATGGAAGATTTTTGGTGATATCTATAGGCACTGGATCAGCAAAAGTGGAACAGAAATATAATGCTAAAATTGCATCCAAATGGGGTATCTTGGGCTGGCTTCTTAATGGAGGTTCAACTCCAATTGTGGATGTTTTTactcaagccagtggtgatatggTTGATCTTCATATTTCTGTTGTCTTCCAAGCTCTTCATTCTGAAGAAAATTACCTTCGTATTCAG GATGACACATTAACTGGAACAAACTCCTCTGTTGATATAGCAACCAAAGAAAACATGAACAAATTGGTTGAAATAGGGAAAACTTTATTGAAGAAACCAGTTTCAAGGGTAAACCTGCAGACAGGTCTATCTGAACAATGCAAAAATGGTGGCACAAATGAAGAAACTTTGAAAAG GTTTGTGAAGTTACTTTCAGAAGAAAAAAGACTCAGGGATTTCAAGTCACCTCATACAAACAAAATCTCAGAGTAG
- the LOC138890441 gene encoding uncharacterized protein has product MGTSEYMLTRCGGQTGRGQPATTQSGGVQPAGAPARFYAISARLDALASDVVIKGIISVYGRGASVLFDPGSTYSYVSSLFAHFLDIPRESLGSPIYVSTHVGDYVVVDRIYRSCVVIFCGFKTREDLLLLDMTDFKVILGMDWLYPYHAVLDFHVKTVTLAMPELPRLEWKGSSVNTSSWVISFQKALHMVEKGCLDYLAYVRDTTTESLVIDSVPVVREFVDVFPSNFHGMPLDRDIDFYIDLALGTQPIYIPPYRMASKELKELKEHLEKLIAKGFVRSCESPWGAPVLFVKKQDGTMRMCIDYR; this is encoded by the coding sequence ATGGGAACGAGTGAATACATGTTGACTAGATGTGGAGGCCAGacagggagaggtcagccagctactacTCAGTCAGGTGGAGTCCAGCCAGCCGgtgctccagccagattctatgccaTTTCGGCAAGActagatgcattggcctcagatgtcgTTATCAAAGGTATTATTTCCGTCTACGGTAGGGGTGCTTCAGTGCTATtcgatccagggtctacctattcatatgtgtcttctctgtttgctcatttcctggatattcctcgtgagtccttgggttctcctatttatgtgtccactcATGTGGGCGATtatgtggttgtggatcggatctaccggtcctgtgtggtcatATTCTGTGGTTTCAAGACTAGAGAAGATCtcttgttgcttgatatgacAGACTTtaaggtcatcctgggcatggattggttatacCCATATCATGCCGTCCTAGATTTCCATGTTAAGACTGTTACATTAGCAATGCCAGAGTTgccaaggttggagtggaagggttcctcagTAAATACATCTAGTTGGGTTATCTCTTTTCAGAAGGCTCTacatatggtcgagaaaggtTGTTTAgattatctagcttatgttcgggacaccaccacAGAGTCTCTGgtgattgattcagttccagtagtccgGGAGTTCgtcgatgtgtttccttctaacTTTCATGGCATGCCActagatcgtgatattgatttttacattgatttggctctaggtacccagcctatatatattccaccgtaccgtatggcttcaaaagagttgaaggagttgaaggaacatcTTGAGAAGTTGATAGCAAAAGGGTTTGTTAGATCATGTgagtcaccttggggtgcaccagtgttgtttgtaaagaagcaGGACGGGaccatgcggatgtgcattgattaccgctag